A genome region from Altererythrobacter aquiaggeris includes the following:
- a CDS encoding acyl-CoA dehydrogenase family protein, with product MATAANLEDQIRTIDPDEERAFMDAIDRWLEREVIPVIQHHDHGDIWPEKLVEQMAEMGLFGATIGQEYGGLGLPATTYAKIVMHISSYWMAITGIFNSHLIMAAAVERFGTAEQKAKWLPKFASGEIRGGLALTEPNAGTDLQAIRTVAKRDGDEYVLNGTKTWISNALNGSCFALLAKTDPSAEPRYKGMSLFIADKRDGLTTGKKFDKLGYKAIDSAELIMEDYRIPADQLIGGVEGQGFFQATGGLELGRINVAARGVGLAEGSLRLATEYSQQRETMGKPIAQHQAIQLKLGEMVTRARAARLLTLDASEAYDRGERCDKEAGMAKFFASEAAVENSQEAMRIYGGYSYSKEYDIERYYRDSMLMCIGEGTNEMQRIIIAKQHLKDNPA from the coding sequence ATGGCTACTGCCGCCAATCTCGAAGACCAGATCCGCACCATCGACCCGGACGAGGAGCGCGCCTTCATGGATGCGATCGACCGCTGGCTTGAACGCGAGGTCATCCCGGTCATCCAGCACCACGATCACGGCGATATCTGGCCGGAAAAGCTGGTCGAGCAGATGGCGGAGATGGGGCTGTTCGGCGCGACTATCGGGCAGGAATACGGGGGCCTGGGGCTGCCAGCGACCACCTATGCCAAGATCGTCATGCACATTTCCAGCTACTGGATGGCCATTACGGGGATATTTAACTCGCACCTGATCATGGCCGCTGCCGTCGAGCGGTTCGGCACTGCGGAGCAAAAGGCCAAATGGCTGCCCAAATTCGCTAGTGGTGAGATCCGTGGCGGGCTGGCGCTGACCGAACCTAATGCAGGGACCGACCTACAGGCGATCCGGACCGTGGCGAAGCGCGATGGCGACGAATATGTCCTTAATGGCACAAAGACCTGGATCTCCAACGCTCTGAACGGTTCTTGCTTTGCGCTGCTTGCCAAGACCGACCCTTCGGCCGAGCCGCGTTATAAGGGTATGAGCCTGTTCATCGCCGACAAGCGGGACGGTCTCACGACGGGCAAGAAGTTCGACAAGCTGGGATACAAGGCGATCGACAGTGCCGAACTGATAATGGAAGACTACCGTATCCCGGCCGACCAGCTGATTGGCGGTGTGGAGGGGCAGGGCTTCTTCCAAGCGACCGGCGGGCTCGAACTTGGAAGGATCAACGTGGCGGCGCGCGGCGTCGGACTGGCTGAAGGTTCGCTTCGCTTGGCAACCGAATACTCCCAGCAGCGGGAAACGATGGGCAAGCCGATTGCCCAGCACCAGGCGATCCAGCTCAAGCTGGGCGAAATGGTAACAAGGGCCCGTGCCGCGCGCTTGCTGACGCTCGATGCCTCGGAAGCCTACGACCGCGGCGAGCGCTGCGACAAGGAAGCGGGGATGGCCAAGTTTTTCGCGTCCGAAGCGGCCGTCGAGAACAGCCAGGAGGCGATGCGTATCTACGGCGGCTATTCCTACTCCAAGGAATACGACATCGAGCGCTATTACCGGGACAGCATGCTGATGTGTATCGGGGAAGGGACCAACGAAATGCAGCGGATCATTATCGCCAAGCAGCATCTCAAAGATAATCCGGCTTGA
- a CDS encoding MaoC family dehydratase encodes MRDGVIEVSPGRFREVQGRYFEDFEVGHIYEHRPGRTITDADNVWFTLLTMNTHPAHFDYELSKDTEFGKPLVVSPFTIALMTGMSVSDTSGKAIANLGWDEVRMTKPLFVGDTLYCESEVLEKRESKSRPEQGIVTFKTIAKNQHGDIVSHYKRTVLVWRRGHGSLDN; translated from the coding sequence ATGCGTGATGGTGTGATCGAAGTTTCCCCCGGGCGCTTCCGGGAAGTGCAGGGCCGCTATTTCGAGGATTTCGAAGTCGGCCACATTTACGAGCACCGTCCCGGACGGACCATCACTGATGCCGACAACGTGTGGTTCACCCTGCTGACGATGAACACGCATCCTGCTCATTTCGATTACGAGCTGTCGAAAGATACCGAGTTCGGCAAGCCGCTGGTCGTCAGCCCCTTCACCATCGCGCTAATGACCGGGATGAGCGTGTCTGACACCAGCGGCAAGGCCATCGCAAATCTCGGCTGGGATGAGGTTCGCATGACCAAGCCGCTCTTCGTCGGCGATACGCTCTATTGCGAAAGCGAAGTGCTCGAGAAACGCGAGAGCAAGAGCCGTCCGGAACAGGGCATCGTTACATTCAAGACAATCGCCAAGAACCAGCATGGCGACATAGTCAGCCATTACAAGCGCACCGTGCTGGTGTGGCGGCGCGGGCATGGCTCGCTCGACAACTAA
- a CDS encoding CoA ester lyase, which yields MKLEFGWALSLAAITDGRGLFMFAANSLLFVPGSRPERFAKARSSGAGLVVIDLEDAVGPADKDTARAAALEQVGEAGDGFAIRINGVATAAGIRDLAALVESDVLPSILMVPMVEAPVELDIVAGALGERCPEIIPLIETPRGLRHALAIASHSHVCALMFGGADFSGELQVPVSWEPLLGARHQLVLACAEARIPLIDVPYIHLDDEGGLRRECESARAIGITAKSAIHPLQVPVIEQVFAPTAAQIAEAEEALRVYEENGGKAVRHKGRMLEAPMIKTYRAVLARSKGQPNA from the coding sequence GTGAAGCTGGAATTCGGATGGGCGCTAAGTCTTGCGGCCATAACCGACGGGAGAGGCCTTTTCATGTTTGCTGCCAACAGCCTGCTTTTCGTGCCCGGGTCGCGCCCGGAACGGTTCGCAAAGGCACGCTCGTCGGGTGCAGGGCTGGTCGTCATCGATCTGGAAGATGCTGTCGGCCCCGCCGACAAGGACACAGCGCGCGCGGCCGCGCTTGAGCAGGTCGGCGAGGCGGGCGACGGTTTTGCAATCCGCATCAATGGGGTAGCAACGGCGGCTGGTATTCGCGATCTCGCTGCACTGGTCGAAAGCGATGTACTGCCCTCCATCCTGATGGTGCCGATGGTCGAGGCACCTGTCGAGCTCGATATCGTGGCAGGCGCCTTGGGCGAGCGATGCCCAGAGATTATTCCGCTTATCGAAACTCCGCGCGGTCTTCGCCACGCCCTTGCTATCGCCTCGCACAGTCATGTCTGTGCGCTGATGTTCGGCGGCGCCGATTTTTCCGGCGAGCTTCAGGTCCCGGTTTCGTGGGAGCCGCTCCTCGGTGCGCGACACCAGCTCGTACTTGCCTGCGCCGAAGCGCGTATACCGCTGATCGACGTGCCCTACATCCATCTCGACGACGAGGGCGGTCTCAGACGTGAGTGCGAAAGCGCCCGGGCGATCGGTATCACCGCGAAGTCGGCCATCCACCCGCTCCAGGTTCCGGTGATCGAGCAGGTCTTTGCGCCGACCGCCGCCCAGATTGCCGAAGCGGAAGAAGCTCTTCGGGTGTACGAAGAGAATGGCGGTAAGGCCGTGCGGCACAAGGGCCGCATGCTCGAAGCGCCAATGATAAAGACTTATCGCGCGGTGCTCGCGCGCAGCAAGGGACAGCCAAATGCGTGA
- a CDS encoding DUF1838 family protein, with protein MRILATATIAAAASLSFPLQAQMLDPAVPEDAFEISKRFQCGTEDGAEAVWHFEGNIYSRVQGEPDRLLFKGDGFNVRRCVEVNDPERGKGYRLISREVWFYLDPATGEVMNRWDNPWTDETVDVMHIHNDPVNGRPSFPNNPDGSSYSIPSLRLEGGYVFMPFEVPLFYTNPLAGDYQDYAGNKYHAMEIFNFMGTVDDVLDASKPTAYPVIAWTRISDWMPWMKMRGRQGQMVFNATGRKLPGGFEELPDMIKEEVRANFPIYEHAPPADDTRRNETTWTKFKKLIDAERAAQGEGAADQGH; from the coding sequence ATGCGCATACTCGCAACAGCCACCATCGCCGCCGCTGCCAGCCTCTCATTTCCCCTGCAGGCCCAGATGCTGGATCCGGCCGTTCCGGAGGACGCTTTCGAGATCTCTAAGCGATTCCAGTGCGGAACGGAGGACGGTGCAGAGGCGGTCTGGCACTTCGAGGGCAATATCTATTCGCGTGTCCAGGGCGAACCCGACCGACTGCTTTTCAAGGGGGATGGTTTCAACGTCCGCCGCTGCGTTGAAGTCAACGATCCGGAACGCGGCAAGGGATATCGCCTAATCAGCCGCGAAGTCTGGTTCTACCTCGATCCAGCCACAGGCGAAGTCATGAACCGGTGGGACAACCCGTGGACCGACGAGACCGTGGATGTGATGCACATCCACAATGATCCGGTAAACGGACGTCCAAGCTTTCCGAATAATCCCGATGGCTCGTCCTACAGCATTCCCTCGCTCCGCCTGGAAGGCGGCTACGTCTTCATGCCGTTCGAGGTTCCCCTGTTCTACACCAACCCGCTGGCCGGCGACTATCAGGATTATGCCGGCAACAAGTATCACGCGATGGAGATCTTCAACTTCATGGGGACGGTCGACGACGTACTCGATGCGAGCAAGCCCACCGCCTATCCCGTTATCGCATGGACGCGGATCTCGGACTGGATGCCGTGGATGAAGATGCGCGGGCGGCAGGGTCAGATGGTCTTCAATGCCACGGGCCGCAAACTGCCAGGTGGTTTTGAGGAACTGCCCGATATGATCAAGGAAGAGGTTCGCGCGAACTTCCCGATCTACGAGCACGCCCCGCCTGCCGACGACACGCGCCGCAACGAGACGACCTGGACCAAGTTCAAGAAGCTGATCGATGCCGAGCGTGCGGCCCAGGGAGAAGGTGCCGCAGACCAGGGGCATTGA
- a CDS encoding NAD(P)/FAD-dependent oxidoreductase yields MTSRRGFLAGGAAALIAGAAPRALRARNDSDVIVIGAGLAGLAAARLLEQAGASVTIIEAERRVGGRLHTLRQLPGAPEAGGIQVGGGYRILRRIAAELEVGLDDGPGAGAGIAQRPGDFYYINGVGSTSEAWPTSAANRLPPPLAAIEPARLASTFYRHLPQWDDPSSWLDAPGESDISVATVLRQHGADPETLRLIEANLNGNSLAGMSQLHLARTLSIYRSQPGAVSTIVGGSQALPEAMATALSSAPRLGVLVEAIEESRDGVTIRTDAGVLRAPHAVCTIPFAALRSIPIASVLPNGMARMIAGLPYTRASFAYIQASSPFWRDDGLPETLWTDDPLIGRAFVLGDDPAMLKLWTTGAGADMLDRLPEAEARRAIVERFEAMRPAAGGQLEEVNLFSWQKSPFARGIYHHIGTGMAASLAAATRHEGCRLHFAGEHLAQRSSGMEAALESGERTARLVATRL; encoded by the coding sequence ATGACCAGCAGGCGCGGATTTCTGGCGGGCGGTGCAGCGGCACTCATCGCCGGGGCCGCGCCGCGGGCGCTGCGGGCGCGTAACGATAGCGATGTCATCGTTATCGGTGCCGGGCTTGCCGGACTAGCCGCAGCAAGGTTGCTCGAACAGGCTGGTGCAAGCGTTACGATCATCGAGGCGGAAAGGCGCGTTGGCGGAAGGCTGCACACGCTGCGCCAGCTCCCGGGCGCACCGGAGGCGGGAGGCATTCAGGTAGGCGGCGGTTATCGCATTTTGCGTCGCATTGCTGCCGAGCTGGAGGTAGGCCTCGATGACGGACCGGGCGCAGGCGCCGGTATCGCCCAGCGCCCCGGCGACTTCTACTATATCAACGGCGTAGGCTCGACCAGCGAGGCCTGGCCCACGAGCGCGGCCAACAGGCTTCCCCCTCCCCTCGCCGCCATTGAACCGGCAAGGCTGGCATCTACATTCTATCGACACCTGCCGCAGTGGGATGACCCATCCTCATGGCTCGATGCGCCAGGCGAGAGTGACATCTCCGTGGCAACAGTTCTTCGCCAGCACGGCGCCGATCCCGAAACGCTGCGCCTGATCGAAGCCAATCTCAATGGCAATTCGCTTGCCGGGATGTCGCAGCTGCATCTCGCAAGAACCCTATCCATCTACCGTTCGCAGCCCGGCGCGGTCTCCACCATCGTGGGCGGCTCACAGGCGCTTCCGGAAGCGATGGCAACTGCGCTCTCCAGTGCGCCCCGCCTCGGTGTCCTCGTCGAGGCAATTGAGGAAAGCCGCGATGGCGTGACGATCAGGACCGATGCCGGCGTCCTGCGTGCCCCTCATGCCGTCTGTACCATCCCATTCGCAGCGCTGCGCTCCATTCCCATCGCAAGCGTGTTGCCGAACGGCATGGCAAGGATGATCGCCGGGTTGCCTTATACCCGCGCCAGCTTCGCCTATATTCAGGCTTCGTCACCGTTCTGGCGAGACGACGGATTGCCGGAGACGCTGTGGACCGACGACCCGCTCATCGGGCGCGCATTCGTCCTGGGCGACGACCCCGCCATGCTCAAGCTGTGGACCACCGGCGCCGGTGCCGACATGCTCGACCGGCTACCCGAAGCCGAGGCAAGAAGGGCCATTGTCGAACGTTTCGAAGCGATGCGCCCGGCAGCGGGTGGACAGCTCGAAGAAGTGAACCTCTTCAGCTGGCAGAAGTCACCATTCGCGCGCGGAATCTACCACCATATCGGCACCGGCATGGCGGCCTCGCTTGCCGCAGCGACCCGCCACGAGGGATGCCGCCTGCATTTTGCGGGCGAACACCTCGCGCAAAGATCGAGTGGAATGGAAGCTGCGCTCGAAAGCGGCGAGAGAACCGCAAGGCTCGTCGCCACGCGGCTCTGA
- a CDS encoding TonB-dependent receptor, which translates to MKSVFRSALLAATLLTPAAVSAQDSEVENEGGEAAGGIPVIVVTARKTEESINDAPVAVTAFSGDTLEQRGLNDIADIGNQTPGLSFSQAFGRDTDRPVIRGLGNVLAGVQFGVESGVAVFIDGALFRGDVQSLNFDTLERVEIVKGSQSALYGRNTYSGAINFITKTPGDEFTGVLRARAAEHDEYMISGSIDIPIVPGTIAARVDGRYYEYGGEFRNSLTGAKVGQEESTNVAATIYITPGDSFRWRTRISYEEQDDGTPALFLQGADQNNCKPGFRSAAFRTSSFVFPYWPVTRTSTNNNQYFCGVIKPGTVALNNDPTSVLFRATANGALTPTVLDGTPIDGYYKSRWFVSSGFDADLGDDGWTASGIFAYRNELARTGTDSDHSDAFVFFNSRFGAPPNLATDLPAFTNTHRSRSEDVSADLRLYSPQDRPIRGLIGAYMYDFKIQDRDVNFASGVDGVPYGGAGSDEETITNSSVFGRVEFDPVDTITIGVEGRYLVERKTRTEFSATGATVFRSETEKDFVPRVTVDWQPTPDTLIYAIYTEGNKPGGTNGSAGISIGRPDYSSETLKGGEIGFKQTLADGKLQVNASAYYNEIANVQLTTALPVGGGALTSVATNQGDAEVKGFEFELTARPIPQLTLNAGLAYTDARFTSGCDDFQYTLNSGGFLISNAINPLPQELALCSIEGNRLPLGSPWQANGAIDFRDSIGENSEFFANLNGSYEASKFIQVHNLAETGDTFLLNARLGVTFGAVELAVFGRNLTDEDSIPLATRWFDLRHGIGVSAAQPANPATIGFQTSRDRSFPRAFFGALRRGRTFGAEATFRF; encoded by the coding sequence ATGAAGTCCGTATTCCGTTCAGCCTTGCTGGCAGCAACGCTGCTGACACCGGCAGCCGTGTCCGCGCAGGATTCCGAAGTCGAAAACGAGGGCGGGGAGGCAGCCGGCGGCATCCCGGTAATCGTCGTCACGGCCCGCAAGACCGAGGAATCGATCAACGATGCCCCGGTGGCGGTCACCGCTTTCTCGGGCGACACGCTGGAACAGCGGGGCCTCAACGATATCGCCGATATCGGTAACCAGACACCGGGCCTGTCATTCAGCCAGGCCTTCGGGCGCGATACCGACCGCCCGGTCATCCGCGGCCTCGGCAACGTGCTTGCGGGCGTCCAGTTCGGGGTCGAATCGGGCGTTGCGGTGTTCATCGACGGCGCGCTGTTCCGCGGCGATGTGCAGAGCCTCAATTTCGATACGCTCGAGCGGGTCGAAATCGTCAAGGGCTCGCAGTCCGCGCTCTACGGGCGCAACACCTATTCGGGTGCGATCAACTTCATCACGAAGACACCGGGAGACGAGTTCACCGGCGTGCTCCGCGCGCGCGCAGCCGAGCATGACGAATACATGATTTCGGGCAGCATCGACATCCCGATCGTCCCCGGCACCATCGCCGCGCGGGTCGACGGGCGCTATTATGAGTATGGCGGTGAGTTCCGCAACTCGCTGACCGGCGCGAAAGTCGGCCAGGAAGAAAGCACCAATGTTGCGGCGACGATCTATATCACGCCGGGGGACAGCTTCCGTTGGCGGACCCGTATCTCCTATGAGGAGCAGGACGACGGCACGCCTGCGCTGTTCCTGCAAGGGGCGGACCAGAACAATTGCAAACCGGGATTCCGCAGCGCGGCGTTCCGCACCAGCAGCTTTGTGTTCCCCTACTGGCCGGTGACGCGCACCTCGACCAACAATAACCAGTATTTCTGCGGTGTGATCAAGCCGGGCACCGTGGCGCTCAACAACGATCCGACGTCGGTGCTGTTCCGCGCCACCGCCAACGGCGCTTTGACGCCGACGGTGCTCGATGGCACGCCGATCGACGGCTACTACAAGTCGCGTTGGTTCGTATCGTCGGGTTTCGACGCCGATCTCGGCGACGACGGCTGGACCGCCAGCGGCATCTTTGCCTATCGCAACGAACTGGCGCGGACCGGCACCGATTCCGACCACAGCGATGCCTTCGTGTTCTTCAACAGCCGCTTCGGCGCGCCGCCCAACCTGGCGACCGACCTGCCGGCCTTCACCAACACACACCGCAGTCGCTCGGAAGATGTCAGCGCCGATCTGAGGCTGTATTCGCCGCAGGACCGGCCCATTCGCGGCCTGATCGGCGCCTATATGTATGACTTCAAGATCCAGGATCGCGACGTCAATTTCGCCAGCGGCGTGGATGGCGTGCCGTATGGCGGTGCCGGGTCGGACGAGGAAACGATCACCAACTCGTCCGTCTTCGGCCGGGTCGAATTTGATCCGGTCGACACGATCACGATCGGCGTCGAGGGGCGTTACCTGGTCGAACGAAAGACCCGCACCGAATTCTCTGCCACCGGCGCGACGGTGTTCAGGAGCGAGACCGAGAAGGACTTCGTGCCGCGTGTGACGGTTGACTGGCAGCCAACCCCGGATACGCTGATCTATGCGATCTACACCGAGGGCAACAAGCCGGGCGGTACCAACGGTTCGGCGGGCATCTCGATCGGGCGACCGGACTATAGCTCCGAAACGCTCAAGGGCGGGGAGATCGGGTTCAAGCAGACGCTTGCGGACGGCAAACTGCAAGTGAATGCCTCGGCCTATTACAACGAGATCGCCAATGTGCAGCTCACCACCGCGCTGCCCGTCGGCGGCGGGGCGCTGACTTCGGTCGCGACCAACCAGGGTGATGCCGAGGTCAAGGGTTTCGAGTTCGAGCTGACCGCGCGGCCGATCCCGCAACTGACGCTCAATGCGGGCCTCGCCTACACCGATGCCCGCTTCACCAGCGGTTGCGACGATTTCCAGTACACGCTCAATTCGGGCGGGTTCCTGATCTCGAACGCGATCAACCCGCTGCCGCAGGAGTTGGCCTTGTGCTCGATCGAAGGCAATCGCCTGCCGCTCGGTTCGCCCTGGCAGGCCAATGGCGCGATCGACTTCCGCGATTCGATCGGCGAGAATTCGGAATTCTTCGCCAATCTCAACGGCAGCTACGAAGCGTCGAAATTCATCCAGGTGCACAATCTGGCCGAAACCGGCGATACCTTCTTGCTCAATGCGCGGCTCGGGGTCACCTTCGGCGCGGTTGAGCTGGCGGTGTTCGGGCGCAACCTGACCGACGAGGATTCGATCCCGCTCGCTACGCGCTGGTTCGACCTGCGCCACGGCATCGGCGTGTCGGCGGCGCAGCCCGCCAACCCGGCGACGATCGGCTTCCAGACCTCGCGCGACCGCTCGTTCCCGCGTGCCTTCTTCGGCGCGCTGCGCAGGGGGCGGACCTTCGGGGCAGAGGCGACCTTCCGCTTCTGA
- a CDS encoding TonB-dependent receptor, which produces MNPYRRFRTPLLLSAAGAALSATPALAQDADQSATDQAVADAGAEDGIIIVTAQRRAQDLQDVPAAVTALTGAALENRQIADTNDLQNQIPNVVISTGTGTANSARIYFRGVGEDESRGAIDPAVGIYIDNVYLGRTVGSLVDLVDIEQVEVLRGPQGTLYGRNTNGGAIKISSVRPQLGETSISGEVGYANYDRISAKASVNVSPWDTGALRLSGLYRQREGYFELNPNGDFANLAGTTVGDEKVFALRGSLYGELSDQWSFLAIVDYTKDKSDPVPSSIIAESDNAGVVTDRDGDIFTIEPAPGATCSSATPATFLGVGCFSDFNSKVDAFGVSYQLTGEYDTFTISSTTAFRTLKDDLSTHISFPYFQNTDQNQFSQELLLNTNFGAVDLTAGAFYYTEDAELAFTFILPVTNNVDTESFSLFGQAAVEIGALTLTGGLRWTDESRDFVGTSVVIPEVVDSVSTDNITWTAKADYEITPDILVYATYATGFKSPGFSSDCFSPTGCFLSVDEEELDSIEAGLRTQFMDGRATFNATYFYNDYTNLQISATTGGGVFTRSNAGEARIQGVELEFGLRPVAGLDIYGNASWLDAEYRNLSPLQAGTLSNSNITSGTAGPACTNVTATGPSAQFDQQVVDCALGLELKNAPEWKGLLGFNYAFPVGSGEVFFGGDAAYEADSFALVANNPGSLVEPGFRLDARIGWRADDERWKVTVWGKNLTDREYFRATTSVNQIYAAPPLTFGIDVGFRFD; this is translated from the coding sequence ATGAATCCATACCGCCGCTTTCGTACCCCCTTGCTGCTGTCGGCCGCGGGTGCTGCATTGAGTGCAACCCCTGCCCTTGCCCAGGACGCCGACCAAAGCGCGACCGATCAGGCCGTTGCCGATGCCGGAGCGGAGGATGGCATCATCATCGTCACGGCACAGCGCCGCGCGCAGGACTTGCAGGATGTGCCGGCCGCGGTGACCGCGCTTACAGGCGCGGCGCTCGAAAACCGCCAGATTGCAGACACCAACGATCTTCAGAACCAGATCCCGAACGTCGTCATCTCGACCGGGACCGGGACGGCGAATTCCGCGCGCATCTATTTCCGCGGCGTCGGCGAAGACGAATCGCGCGGCGCGATCGACCCCGCGGTCGGCATCTATATCGACAACGTCTATCTAGGTCGTACCGTTGGGTCTCTGGTCGATCTGGTCGATATCGAGCAGGTCGAAGTCCTGCGCGGACCCCAAGGCACACTCTACGGACGCAACACCAATGGCGGTGCAATCAAGATCAGCTCGGTCCGCCCCCAGCTTGGCGAGACCTCGATCTCGGGCGAAGTTGGATACGCAAATTACGACCGTATCTCGGCCAAGGCGAGCGTCAATGTCTCCCCCTGGGATACAGGCGCGCTGCGCCTTTCCGGCCTCTATCGTCAGCGCGAAGGTTATTTCGAGCTCAATCCCAACGGGGACTTTGCCAACCTTGCCGGAACGACTGTCGGGGACGAGAAGGTCTTTGCCCTCCGTGGCAGCCTCTATGGCGAGCTTTCCGATCAATGGAGCTTCCTCGCCATCGTGGACTATACCAAGGACAAGTCCGATCCGGTCCCGAGTTCGATCATTGCGGAAAGCGATAACGCAGGCGTCGTCACCGACAGGGATGGCGATATTTTCACGATCGAACCTGCACCGGGTGCGACCTGCTCTTCCGCGACACCCGCGACCTTCCTCGGTGTCGGTTGCTTCAGCGATTTCAATAGCAAGGTCGACGCCTTCGGGGTCAGCTACCAGCTGACCGGTGAATACGACACTTTCACCATCTCATCGACCACTGCCTTCCGCACGCTGAAGGACGATTTGTCGACCCACATCTCGTTTCCGTACTTCCAGAACACCGACCAGAACCAGTTCAGCCAGGAACTGCTACTTAACACCAACTTTGGTGCGGTCGATCTGACCGCGGGTGCGTTCTACTATACCGAAGATGCGGAGCTTGCCTTCACCTTCATCCTGCCGGTAACCAACAATGTCGACACCGAAAGCTTTTCACTCTTCGGGCAGGCCGCTGTGGAGATCGGCGCATTGACGCTGACGGGTGGGTTGCGCTGGACGGACGAGAGCCGTGACTTCGTTGGAACCTCGGTGGTCATCCCGGAAGTGGTGGACTCTGTTTCGACGGACAACATCACCTGGACCGCAAAGGCCGATTACGAGATCACGCCCGACATCCTCGTCTATGCGACCTACGCCACGGGGTTCAAATCACCGGGCTTCTCGTCGGACTGCTTCTCGCCGACGGGATGTTTCCTGAGCGTCGACGAGGAGGAACTCGACAGTATCGAGGCGGGTCTTCGCACCCAGTTTATGGACGGGCGCGCCACGTTCAACGCAACATATTTCTACAACGACTACACCAACCTCCAGATCAGCGCGACAACCGGTGGCGGTGTCTTCACCCGTTCCAACGCGGGCGAGGCGCGGATCCAGGGTGTCGAACTAGAGTTCGGCCTGCGTCCCGTTGCGGGTCTCGACATTTATGGCAATGCGAGCTGGCTCGATGCGGAGTATCGCAATCTGAGCCCGCTACAGGCAGGCACGCTCAGCAACTCGAACATCACTTCGGGCACGGCAGGCCCGGCCTGTACGAATGTCACAGCGACAGGTCCCTCCGCCCAGTTCGATCAACAGGTCGTCGATTGCGCGCTCGGCCTCGAGCTCAAGAACGCTCCCGAGTGGAAGGGGCTGCTGGGTTTCAACTATGCATTCCCGGTCGGTTCCGGAGAGGTCTTCTTCGGTGGCGATGCGGCCTATGAAGCGGACAGCTTCGCACTGGTCGCCAACAATCCCGGATCGCTGGTGGAACCAGGTTTCCGTCTCGACGCCCGGATTGGTTGGCGCGCCGACGACGAGCGCTGGAAAGTCACCGTATGGGGCAAGAACCTGACCGACCGCGAGTATTTCCGCGCCACGACGTCGGTCAACCAAATCTATGCCGCGCCCCCGCTGACCTTTGGGATCGATGTTGGCTTCCGGTTTGACTGA
- a CDS encoding VOC family protein gives MPWTETVVSVAEFEPATAVLRHAGGWRLVQSGQASASELAYWQLTREAKADFERWCAPRADTGCIRFIRFANVEQEPIRPAARAWDTGGIYSIMVRSDDVPALYKEALELGWWAESPPIRFQFGSSDLRNVVLTGPHGIHIAAYERISPDFTAFPVGRISEAFNAMRMVRDRETARDFYAEKLGFELLFDSANEPDQPAFSNLSIPLNLTPTVKRAAAALQPVAGETGRVEVMQIEGFTGRDHSARANPPNLGILSVRYPVRDLAGYRATLTAKGVAIAYEADTAAISGIGEVAIFAVRDPDGNLTEFYEYVD, from the coding sequence GTGCCTTGGACCGAGACAGTGGTTTCGGTCGCCGAATTCGAGCCTGCGACTGCCGTTTTGCGCCATGCTGGAGGTTGGCGATTGGTGCAGTCCGGGCAAGCCTCCGCGAGCGAACTCGCCTACTGGCAGCTCACACGCGAGGCCAAGGCGGACTTCGAGAGGTGGTGCGCTCCCCGGGCCGATACGGGCTGCATTCGCTTCATCCGCTTCGCGAATGTGGAGCAGGAACCGATCAGGCCTGCCGCACGGGCATGGGACACGGGCGGCATCTATTCGATCATGGTCCGCAGCGACGATGTCCCGGCCCTTTATAAGGAAGCGCTCGAGCTTGGCTGGTGGGCTGAAAGCCCGCCGATCCGCTTCCAATTCGGGTCTTCGGACCTGCGCAATGTCGTCCTCACGGGACCGCACGGCATTCACATTGCCGCCTACGAACGGATCTCCCCCGATTTCACTGCCTTCCCGGTCGGCAGGATCAGCGAGGCTTTCAACGCCATGCGCATGGTCCGAGACCGCGAGACCGCCAGAGATTTCTATGCCGAGAAATTAGGCTTCGAGCTTCTCTTCGATAGCGCTAACGAACCCGACCAGCCCGCCTTCTCGAACCTGTCCATTCCCCTGAACCTCACTCCAACCGTAAAGCGCGCTGCTGCAGCGCTCCAGCCCGTGGCCGGGGAAACCGGGCGTGTCGAAGTCATGCAAATCGAAGGCTTTACAGGGCGCGACCATTCGGCGCGAGCAAACCCTCCAAACCTCGGAATACTTTCGGTTCGATATCCCGTCCGCGATCTTGCGGGCTACCGCGCGACATTGACCGCAAAAGGCGTTGCCATCGCCTACGAAGCAGACACTGCTGCTATCTCAGGGATCGGTGAAGTGGCCATCTTCGCCGTACGCGATCCGGACGGCAACCTGACGGAGTTCTATGAATATGTCGACTGA